The Paenibacillus sp. RUD330 genome has a segment encoding these proteins:
- the alaS gene encoding alanine--tRNA ligase — protein sequence MKAAEIRSKWLKFFESKGHKVEPSASLVPHNDPSLLWINAGIAPLKPYLDGRQIPDNPRITNAQKCIRTNDIENVGKTRRHHTFFEMLGNFSIGDYFKDEVIVWAWEFLTSKEWIGFDPERLSVTVHPEDDEAFKLWNETVGLPAERIIKLEGNFWEIGEGPCGPCTEIFYDRGEKYGNDPSDPELYPGGENERYLEVWNLVFTQYNLNKDGSYTPLPNKNIDTGAGLERFASILQDVDSNFDTDLFVPIIEKACSIAGVKYKEKEETDVALKVIADHVRTVVFAAGDGVLPSNEGRGYVIRRLLRRAVRYGKSLGVDQPFLYRLTETVGDVMGVYYPEIEAKREFIEKVIRGEEEQFHRTLDSGLGLLAQLVEAAKKDGRAEIGGEDAFKLYDTYGFPFDLTEDFAAENGLSVDRGGFDQAMDAQRQRARAARHETGGMSVQGGALSEFTEPSSFIGYDSLSAEAVVTGIFADGELADIAGEGSRVLVVLDRTPFYAESGGQIGDKGTISAPGMKLEVEDVTKAPHGQSVHHALVVEGTLHKGAKVQAEVSVTSRGDTVKNHTATHLLHKALKDVLGGHVNQAGSLVEPERLRFDFSHIGAISAEELADIERRVNEQIWRGTAVVIESKPIAEAKAMGAMALFGEKYGDVVRVVQVGDYSLELCGGCHVENTSRIGLFKITGETGIGSGVRRIEAVTGRFAYAYTEGRLELLEQAAGLVKAGVSELPRRIEALLGQVRELQRDNESLQSKLSRIEAGSLETKAVSLGGVTVLAAQVSAPSMDALRGIADELKLKLPEAVIALGAAAEGKVNLVVSVSQDLVKKGFHAGKLIKEAAAVCGGGGGGRPDMAQAGGKDPSKLEEALKLVEELVLAQSSVI from the coding sequence ATGAAAGCTGCAGAAATCCGTTCCAAATGGCTGAAATTCTTTGAAAGCAAAGGCCACAAAGTCGAGCCGAGCGCTTCGCTCGTGCCTCATAACGATCCTTCCCTGCTGTGGATCAACGCGGGCATCGCCCCGCTCAAGCCTTATCTTGACGGACGCCAGATTCCGGACAATCCGCGCATCACGAACGCGCAGAAATGCATCCGCACGAACGATATCGAAAATGTCGGCAAAACCCGCCGCCACCATACGTTCTTCGAGATGCTCGGCAACTTCTCGATCGGCGACTACTTCAAGGACGAAGTCATCGTCTGGGCGTGGGAATTCCTGACCTCCAAGGAATGGATCGGCTTCGATCCGGAGCGGCTGTCGGTGACGGTCCATCCGGAGGATGACGAAGCGTTCAAGCTCTGGAACGAGACGGTCGGACTGCCCGCCGAGCGCATCATCAAGCTGGAAGGAAACTTCTGGGAGATCGGCGAGGGGCCTTGCGGACCCTGCACGGAAATCTTCTACGACCGCGGCGAGAAGTACGGCAACGATCCATCCGATCCCGAGCTCTATCCCGGCGGCGAGAACGAGCGCTACCTGGAAGTATGGAACCTCGTGTTCACGCAGTACAACCTGAACAAGGACGGCAGCTACACGCCGCTGCCGAACAAGAACATCGATACCGGCGCCGGACTGGAGCGCTTCGCCTCCATCCTGCAGGATGTCGACTCCAACTTCGACACCGACCTGTTCGTGCCGATCATCGAGAAGGCCTGCTCCATCGCCGGCGTCAAATACAAGGAAAAAGAGGAGACGGACGTCGCGCTCAAGGTCATCGCCGACCATGTCCGCACCGTCGTCTTCGCAGCCGGTGACGGCGTGCTGCCGTCCAATGAAGGACGCGGCTACGTCATCCGCCGCCTGCTGCGCCGCGCCGTGCGCTACGGCAAATCGCTCGGCGTGGACCAGCCGTTCCTGTACCGCTTGACCGAGACGGTCGGCGACGTCATGGGCGTCTACTATCCGGAGATCGAGGCCAAGCGCGAATTCATCGAGAAGGTCATCCGCGGCGAGGAGGAGCAGTTCCACCGCACGCTCGACAGCGGTCTCGGCCTGCTCGCGCAGCTTGTGGAAGCGGCGAAGAAGGACGGACGCGCCGAAATCGGCGGCGAGGACGCTTTCAAGCTGTATGATACGTACGGCTTCCCGTTCGACCTTACGGAAGACTTCGCAGCCGAGAACGGCCTGTCGGTCGATCGCGGCGGCTTCGACCAGGCGATGGACGCCCAGCGCCAGCGCGCTCGCGCCGCACGCCACGAAACCGGCGGAATGAGCGTTCAGGGCGGCGCCCTGTCCGAGTTCACCGAGCCGAGCAGCTTCATCGGCTACGACAGCCTGTCCGCTGAAGCGGTCGTGACGGGCATCTTCGCGGACGGAGAGCTGGCGGACATCGCCGGCGAAGGAAGCCGGGTGCTGGTCGTTCTCGACCGCACGCCGTTCTATGCCGAAAGCGGCGGCCAGATCGGAGACAAGGGAACCATCAGCGCGCCGGGAATGAAGCTTGAGGTGGAGGATGTCACCAAAGCTCCCCACGGCCAATCGGTCCATCACGCCCTTGTCGTGGAGGGAACGCTCCATAAAGGCGCCAAGGTGCAGGCCGAAGTATCCGTAACGTCGCGCGGCGATACGGTGAAGAACCATACCGCGACCCATCTCCTGCACAAAGCGCTCAAGGACGTGCTCGGCGGCCATGTCAATCAAGCGGGCTCGCTGGTCGAGCCGGAGCGTCTGCGCTTCGACTTCTCGCATATCGGCGCCATTTCCGCCGAGGAGCTGGCCGATATCGAGCGCCGCGTCAACGAGCAGATCTGGAGGGGCACAGCCGTCGTCATCGAGAGCAAGCCGATCGCCGAAGCGAAGGCGATGGGAGCGATGGCTCTCTTCGGAGAGAAGTACGGAGACGTCGTGCGCGTCGTCCAGGTCGGCGACTACAGCCTCGAGCTGTGCGGCGGCTGCCATGTGGAGAACACGTCCCGGATCGGGCTGTTCAAAATCACCGGCGAGACGGGCATCGGATCCGGCGTGCGCCGGATCGAGGCGGTCACCGGGCGCTTCGCCTACGCGTATACGGAAGGCCGGCTCGAGCTGCTGGAGCAGGCGGCCGGGCTTGTGAAGGCGGGCGTATCCGAGCTGCCGCGGCGCATCGAGGCGCTGCTCGGCCAGGTCCGCGAGCTGCAGCGGGACAACGAGTCGCTGCAGAGCAAGCTCTCCCGCATCGAGGCGGGCTCGCTGGAGACCAAAGCCGTGTCGTTGGGCGGCGTGACCGTGCTGGCCGCTCAAGTCAGCGCTCCGTCCATGGATGCGCTGCGCGGCATTGCCGACGAGCTGAAGCTCAAGCTGCCGGAAGCGGTCATCGCGCTCGGCGCGGCTGCCGAAGGCAAGGTCAATCTGGTCGTATCCGTGTCTCAGGATCTCGTAAAAAAGGGCTTCCATGCGGGCAAGCTCATCAAGGAGGCAGCGGCTGTATGCGGCGGCGGAGGCGGCGGAAGGCCCGATATGGCTCAAGCCGGCGGCAAGGATCCTTCCAAGCTGGAGGAAGCGCTCAAACTTGTCGAAGAACTGGTTCTCGCGCAGTCAAGTGTGATATAG
- a CDS encoding AI-2E family transporter has protein sequence MDKLRQNRVLMTLIYIILGLLALFLLLLIKPMLMDAYRFVRAVLTPFLIAMVISYVLHPVVSLLSVRRVPRTIAVLLIYAVFCTALAVILMNLIPMVAGQVQELGEHAPELTMRAKGMMEDFNNTSFLPDSLRSGIERALVTMEKKLTETTADFLNNIGSMLNVVFLAFIIPFLVFYILKDFDVMERTVVTYMPKAHRKHLVRMFKDIDEALGSYIRGQFLVCVIVGLLAYAGYLIIGMPYALLLASIVAVTNIIPYLGPFIGAAPALLMASTVSVKMMLLVVVVNTLCQILEGNVISPQVVGRTLHMHPLSIIFALLVGGELAGIVGMILAVPVFAALKVILQHLFAYYIRRRTV, from the coding sequence ATGGACAAGCTGAGGCAGAACCGCGTCCTGATGACGCTCATATACATCATTCTGGGGCTGCTGGCCCTGTTTCTGCTGCTTCTCATCAAGCCGATGCTGATGGATGCGTACCGGTTCGTCCGCGCGGTGCTGACTCCTTTCCTCATCGCGATGGTCATCTCGTATGTGCTTCATCCCGTCGTCAGCCTGCTCAGCGTGAGGCGGGTGCCGCGCACGATCGCGGTCCTGCTCATCTACGCCGTATTCTGCACCGCTCTCGCCGTCATCCTGATGAATCTCATTCCGATGGTGGCCGGCCAGGTGCAGGAGCTCGGAGAGCATGCGCCTGAGCTTACGATGAGAGCCAAAGGCATGATGGAGGATTTCAACAACACCTCCTTCCTGCCGGACAGCCTGCGCAGCGGCATCGAGCGCGCGCTGGTCACGATGGAGAAGAAGCTGACGGAAACGACCGCCGACTTCCTGAACAACATCGGATCGATGCTGAATGTCGTTTTCCTGGCGTTCATCATTCCGTTTCTCGTTTTTTATATTCTGAAGGACTTCGACGTCATGGAGCGGACGGTCGTCACCTACATGCCGAAAGCCCACCGCAAGCATCTGGTCCGGATGTTCAAGGACATCGACGAGGCGCTTGGGAGCTACATCCGCGGGCAATTTCTCGTATGCGTCATCGTCGGGCTGCTGGCCTACGCCGGCTATCTGATCATCGGGATGCCCTATGCGCTGCTGCTGGCCTCGATTGTCGCCGTAACCAACATCATTCCGTATCTGGGCCCGTTCATCGGAGCGGCGCCCGCGCTGCTGATGGCATCCACGGTATCGGTCAAAATGATGCTGCTCGTCGTCGTCGTCAATACGCTGTGCCAGATTCTGGAGGGCAACGTCATCTCTCCCCAGGTCGTGGGCAGGACGCTTCATATGCACCCGCTGTCGATTATTTTCGCCCTGCTGGTCGGAGGAGAGCTTGCCGGCATCGTCGGCATGATTTTGGCCGTTCCCGTCTTCGCTGCGCTGAAGGTCATCCTGCAGCATTTGTTCGCTTATTACATCCGGCGGCGTACCGTCTGA
- a CDS encoding PRC-barrel domain-containing protein, translated as MATPADPVMKLQHIIGLPVLISHTGRMAGRIKDAWFDEHWKLKGFVLDGWCWKPRTVRTVLWDEVLTCGEDCVFIRGKESVRTSSVSIAQRSFLNGCVRLKDLPVVTAGGSQLGRVSDVYIDPFLGTQLVGFELTDGFVSDLMDGRRWLRAPRDSDVFLLGEDAIIVPTMDESSLERVAASDPYM; from the coding sequence ATGGCGACTCCGGCCGATCCCGTGATGAAGCTTCAGCATATCATCGGACTGCCTGTCCTGATCTCCCATACCGGCCGGATGGCCGGACGCATCAAGGATGCCTGGTTCGACGAGCACTGGAAGCTGAAGGGCTTCGTCCTGGACGGCTGGTGCTGGAAGCCGCGCACCGTCCGGACCGTTCTCTGGGACGAGGTGCTGACCTGCGGCGAAGACTGCGTCTTCATCCGGGGCAAGGAATCGGTCCGCACGTCGAGCGTGTCCATCGCGCAGCGTTCTTTCCTGAACGGATGCGTGCGGCTGAAGGATCTTCCGGTCGTCACGGCAGGCGGCAGCCAGCTCGGACGAGTGTCCGATGTTTATATCGACCCGTTCTTGGGTACACAGTTAGTAGGTTTTGAACTGACGGACGGTTTTGTCTCCGATCTCATGGATGGACGGAGATGGCTGAGAGCGCCCCGGGATTCCGACGTCTTCTTGCTTGGCGAAGATGCGATCATCGTCCCGACGATGGATGAGAGTTCCCTGGAGCGCGTCGCAGCTTCCGATCCGTACATGTAG
- a CDS encoding cysteine desulfurase family protein, producing MERIYYDHAATTPLHPLAAEAMLAVMQGPPGNASSIHSFGRDARRLVNESREAIAATLGCKPAEIVFTSGGTEADNMAVRGVMEAQAAAGKRHLITSRVEHHAVLRECERLERTGIDVTYLPVDESGLISAEDLKQALRPDTGLVSIIYANNETGTVQPIAELAGLAGAAGVPFHTDAVQAYGKLPIDLAVLPVQLLSVTAHKINGPHGTGALFVRQGTFLHPLLVGGSQEKKRRGGTENLAGIAGFAEAAKLAAAKLESDALRLDELRREWIALMDEAAEGGVVVNGHEGKRVPGIVNLSFPGLDNEALLMNLDLAGIAASAGSACTAGALEPSHVLQAMGLPQERLQTAIRFSFGLGNTKEEMARAARKVETFLRRNRNSS from the coding sequence ATGGAACGCATCTATTACGACCATGCGGCGACGACCCCGCTGCATCCGCTTGCCGCTGAAGCGATGCTGGCCGTCATGCAGGGCCCGCCGGGCAATGCCTCCAGCATCCACAGCTTCGGCAGGGATGCGCGGCGCCTCGTCAACGAGTCCCGCGAAGCCATCGCGGCTACGCTGGGCTGCAAGCCGGCCGAGATCGTCTTCACCTCCGGCGGTACGGAAGCCGACAATATGGCTGTCCGCGGCGTCATGGAGGCCCAGGCCGCGGCAGGCAAGCGCCATCTGATCACAAGCCGGGTGGAGCATCACGCCGTGCTCAGGGAATGCGAGCGCCTGGAGCGGACAGGCATCGACGTGACGTACCTGCCCGTTGACGAATCCGGCCTGATATCCGCAGAGGACCTGAAGCAAGCGCTGCGCCCGGATACGGGACTCGTAAGCATCATCTATGCGAACAATGAGACGGGCACGGTGCAGCCGATCGCCGAGCTTGCCGGATTGGCCGGCGCGGCAGGCGTGCCTTTCCATACCGATGCGGTGCAAGCCTACGGCAAGCTGCCGATCGATCTGGCGGTCCTTCCCGTCCAGCTCCTCTCCGTCACGGCCCACAAGATCAACGGGCCGCATGGAACGGGCGCCTTGTTCGTCCGCCAAGGAACTTTCCTTCACCCGCTCCTCGTCGGGGGCTCCCAAGAGAAGAAGCGCCGCGGCGGCACGGAGAATCTGGCCGGCATCGCCGGATTTGCCGAAGCCGCCAAGCTGGCTGCGGCCAAGCTGGAGTCCGATGCGCTTCGCCTCGACGAGCTTCGCCGCGAATGGATCGCTCTCATGGACGAGGCTGCCGAAGGCGGCGTCGTCGTCAATGGACATGAAGGGAAGCGGGTGCCGGGAATCGTCAACCTGAGCTTTCCCGGATTGGACAACGAGGCTCTTCTCATGAACCTCGACCTGGCTGGAATCGCCGCTTCGGCGGGCTCCGCCTGCACGGCGGGAGCGCTGGAGCCTTCCCATGTGCTGCAGGCGATGGGGCTTCCGCAGGAGCGTCTGCAGACCGCGATTAGATTCAGCTTCGGATTGGGCAATACTAAGGAGGAAATGGCGCGGGCCGCACGAAAGGTTGAAACTTTTCTGCGCCGTAATCGTAATTCTTCTTAG
- a CDS encoding Rrf2 family transcriptional regulator, with the protein MKISTKGRYGLTIMMELAAKFGEGPISLKSIAEKNSLSEHYLEQLIAPLRNAGLVKSIRGAYGGYILSKDPETITAGDVIRILEGPISPVDFTEEDDPAKRNLWLRIRDSIAEVLDSTTLKDLIQYTEKSENDSYMFYI; encoded by the coding sequence TTGAAAATTTCAACCAAAGGCCGTTACGGCTTGACGATTATGATGGAGCTCGCCGCCAAATTCGGCGAAGGTCCGATTTCTTTGAAGAGCATCGCGGAGAAGAACTCCCTCTCCGAGCATTATCTGGAGCAGCTGATCGCGCCGCTGCGCAACGCCGGGCTGGTCAAGAGCATCCGCGGAGCCTACGGCGGCTACATTCTGTCCAAGGATCCCGAGACGATCACCGCAGGCGACGTCATCCGCATCCTGGAGGGCCCGATCTCGCCCGTCGACTTCACGGAGGAGGACGATCCGGCCAAGCGCAACCTGTGGCTGCGCATCCGCGACAGCATCGCGGAGGTGCTGGATTCCACGACGCTCAAGGATCTGATCCAGTATACGGAGAAGAGCGAGAACGACAGTTATATGTTCTATATCTGA
- the mnmA gene encoding tRNA 2-thiouridine(34) synthase MnmA: MEAQTGARVVVGMSGGVDSSVTALLLKQQGYDVIGIFMKNWDETDENGVCSADEDAEDVRKVCEQIGIPYYTVNFERQYFDKVFSYFLDEYRRGRTPNPDVMCNREIKFGEFLAKAKSLGADYLATGHYARVERDGNGVTRLLRGVDSNKDQTYFLHQLSQEQLASAMFPIGGLPKPEVRRIAEEHGLATARKKDSTGVCFIGERNFKQFLSGYLPAQPGPMVDLRSGETKGRHDGLMYYTLGQRQGLGIGGSGNGEPWFVADKDLESNILYVVQGESHPRLYSSSLTASGINWISPELPAGEIRCAAKFRYRQSDQGVTLRLSADGTAEVVFDQPQKAVTPGQAVVFYDGDACLGGGTIDKVHLVREADYPEGLAVR, from the coding sequence ATGGAAGCACAAACGGGAGCACGCGTCGTCGTCGGCATGTCCGGAGGAGTCGACTCCTCGGTTACGGCTCTGCTGCTCAAGCAGCAGGGATACGACGTCATCGGCATCTTCATGAAAAATTGGGACGAGACCGACGAGAACGGCGTCTGCAGCGCGGACGAGGACGCCGAGGACGTGCGGAAGGTCTGCGAGCAGATCGGAATCCCTTATTATACGGTGAACTTTGAACGCCAATATTTCGACAAGGTGTTCAGCTATTTCCTGGACGAGTATCGCCGGGGCCGCACGCCGAATCCGGATGTGATGTGCAACCGCGAGATCAAGTTCGGCGAATTCCTCGCCAAGGCCAAATCGCTCGGTGCGGATTATCTCGCGACGGGCCATTACGCCCGCGTCGAGCGCGATGGAAACGGCGTCACCCGCCTGCTGCGGGGAGTCGATTCCAACAAGGACCAGACCTACTTCCTGCATCAGCTCAGCCAGGAGCAGCTGGCATCGGCGATGTTCCCGATCGGCGGTCTGCCGAAGCCGGAGGTCCGCCGCATCGCCGAGGAGCACGGCCTGGCGACCGCCCGCAAGAAGGACAGCACCGGCGTCTGCTTCATCGGCGAACGGAACTTCAAGCAGTTTTTGAGCGGCTATCTTCCCGCTCAGCCCGGACCGATGGTCGACCTGCGCAGCGGCGAGACCAAAGGACGCCACGACGGGCTCATGTACTACACGCTGGGACAGCGCCAAGGACTCGGCATCGGCGGATCCGGCAACGGAGAGCCTTGGTTCGTCGCCGACAAGGATCTGGAATCCAATATCCTGTACGTCGTCCAGGGCGAGTCGCATCCCCGCCTCTATTCCTCGTCGCTTACCGCGAGCGGCATCAACTGGATCTCGCCCGAGCTGCCGGCCGGCGAGATCCGCTGCGCCGCCAAGTTCCGCTACCGCCAGAGCGACCAAGGCGTGACGCTCAGGCTGTCGGCCGACGGAACGGCGGAGGTCGTCTTCGACCAGCCGCAGAAGGCGGTCACTCCAGGCCAAGCCGTCGTGTTCTATGACGGCGACGCCTGCCTCGGCGGAGGAACGATCGACAAGGTGCATCTCGTCCGCGAGGCGGATTATCCGGAAGGCCTTGCCGTCCGCTGA
- a CDS encoding hemolysin family protein — MSDDPLPLSLSIVLVLLLVFLNGFFVAAEFAMVKVRGSRIGSLVSEGNGRARFAMRLTDNLDAFLSACQLGITLASLGLGWVGEPAVARLLEPLFSRFGIGGLALNTVSFIIAFTLITLLHIVLGELAPKTIAIRKAEQVTLMTAAPLVLFHRIMYPFIWALNGMANLLLKWIGIEPASEHESAHTEEEIRILMKESHKSGLIDNTELTLVDNIFDFADTHAHEIMIPRTEMICLSIQAPFAENRDIALEQMHTRYPVCDGDKDNIIGFVHIKDLLKAGPDLRDLRQILRPMTTVPESMQISSLLKLMQKRRTQIAILIDEYGGTSGLVTLEDIMEEIVGEIQDEFDEERPDVEQTGEAAYSLSGLMQLGEVAGRFGLELDSEDYDTLGGWLYSRIEIPPTRGQTVAMSDEAEFVIEETDHLRISRVALRLLRPAGAEEETAAAKRQTAAGAEPGAGLSWPL; from the coding sequence GTGAGCGACGACCCGTTACCGCTGAGTCTGAGCATTGTGCTGGTTCTTTTATTGGTTTTCCTGAACGGTTTTTTCGTGGCGGCCGAATTCGCCATGGTGAAAGTCCGCGGCAGCCGCATCGGCTCCCTCGTCTCGGAGGGCAACGGCAGAGCCCGCTTCGCGATGCGCTTGACGGACAATCTCGACGCTTTCCTCTCGGCATGCCAGCTCGGCATCACGCTTGCCTCCCTCGGTCTCGGGTGGGTAGGAGAGCCTGCCGTCGCCCGCCTGCTTGAGCCGCTTTTTTCCCGCTTCGGAATCGGCGGCCTCGCCTTGAACACCGTCTCCTTCATCATCGCCTTCACCTTGATCACGCTGCTGCATATCGTCCTCGGCGAGCTGGCTCCCAAGACGATCGCCATCCGCAAGGCGGAGCAGGTGACGCTCATGACGGCCGCTCCGCTCGTCCTGTTCCATCGGATCATGTATCCCTTTATCTGGGCGCTGAACGGTATGGCGAACCTGCTGCTGAAGTGGATCGGAATCGAGCCTGCTTCGGAGCATGAATCCGCCCACACGGAGGAAGAGATCCGCATCCTGATGAAGGAAAGCCACAAAAGCGGGCTGATCGACAACACGGAGCTGACTCTAGTCGACAACATCTTCGATTTTGCGGATACGCATGCCCATGAGATCATGATCCCCCGCACGGAGATGATCTGCCTCTCCATCCAGGCCCCCTTCGCCGAGAACAGGGACATCGCCCTGGAGCAGATGCATACCAGGTATCCCGTCTGCGACGGGGACAAGGACAACATCATCGGATTCGTCCATATCAAGGACCTGCTCAAGGCGGGTCCGGACCTCCGCGATCTGAGGCAGATCCTGCGGCCGATGACGACGGTTCCGGAATCGATGCAGATCAGCTCGCTGCTGAAGCTGATGCAGAAGCGCAGAACCCAGATCGCGATTCTGATCGACGAATACGGAGGCACATCCGGCCTTGTGACGCTGGAGGACATCATGGAGGAGATCGTCGGAGAGATCCAGGATGAATTCGACGAGGAGAGGCCCGATGTCGAGCAGACGGGGGAAGCCGCCTATTCGCTCAGCGGGCTCATGCAGCTCGGCGAGGTCGCCGGCCGCTTCGGGCTGGAGCTGGACTCGGAGGATTACGATACGCTCGGCGGCTGGCTCTATTCTCGGATCGAGATTCCGCCGACCCGGGGGCAGACCGTCGCCATGTCGGATGAGGCTGAATTCGTCATCGAGGAAACCGACCATCTGCGCATTTCCAGAGTGGCTCTTAGGCTGCTGAGGCCTGCGGGAGCGGAGGAGGAGACGGCTGCCGCCAAGCGCCAGACAGCGGCAGGCGCCGAGCCGGGCGCCGGATTGTCCTGGCCTTTGTAA
- a CDS encoding Nramp family divalent metal transporter encodes MNEESALITTRDKGWNRASGRPSLAEVNGSLSVPTKGGWFRKLLAFMGPGYLVAVGYMDPGNWATDLAGGSLFGYTLLSVVLLSNLIAILLQALAGKLGIVTGRDLAQACRDHYSKPVSIALWVLCELAIAACDLAELIGTAIALNLLFGMPLLWGVILTAFDVIIVLMLQNKGFRYMEALVITLIGTIGLCFLIELLWAQPVMADVMKGFIPRAEIVSNPAMLYIAIGILGATVMPHNLYLHSSIVQTRKFEQTPLGKREAIRFATLDSTIALFLALFINAAILIVAGAVFHTSGHTDIADIGDAYHLLTPLMGGAIASILFGVALLAAGQNSTLTGTLAGQIVMEGFLNIRMKAWLRRLITRLIAVVPAVIVTAMYGEKGTTDLLIFSQVVLSFQLSFAVFPLVLFTGDRKKMGEFANKPATKALAWTCACLIAVLNLYLLGATIYSWI; translated from the coding sequence ATGAACGAGGAAAGCGCCCTGATCACTACCCGCGATAAAGGCTGGAACCGCGCATCCGGCAGGCCTTCGCTCGCCGAAGTGAACGGCTCCCTGAGCGTTCCGACGAAGGGCGGATGGTTCCGGAAGCTGCTCGCCTTTATGGGACCGGGCTATCTGGTTGCCGTCGGATACATGGATCCCGGCAACTGGGCGACGGATCTGGCCGGAGGCTCGCTGTTCGGCTACACGCTGCTGTCGGTCGTCCTGCTGTCCAATCTTATCGCGATCCTGCTGCAGGCGCTGGCCGGCAAGCTGGGCATCGTCACCGGCAGGGATTTGGCGCAGGCCTGCCGAGACCATTACAGCAAGCCTGTATCCATCGCGCTGTGGGTGCTGTGCGAGCTGGCGATCGCGGCTTGCGACCTGGCGGAGCTGATCGGCACCGCCATCGCCCTCAATCTTCTATTCGGCATGCCGCTCCTGTGGGGCGTCATCCTGACGGCATTCGACGTCATCATCGTCCTGATGCTGCAGAACAAAGGCTTCCGCTACATGGAGGCGCTCGTCATTACGCTGATCGGCACGATCGGCCTCTGCTTCCTGATCGAGCTGCTGTGGGCGCAGCCGGTCATGGCCGATGTCATGAAGGGCTTCATCCCCCGGGCCGAAATCGTCTCCAACCCGGCCATGCTCTACATCGCCATCGGCATCCTGGGAGCGACCGTCATGCCGCATAATCTGTATCTGCATTCCTCCATCGTCCAGACGAGGAAATTCGAGCAGACACCGCTCGGCAAGCGCGAAGCGATCCGCTTCGCTACGCTGGACTCGACGATCGCCCTCTTTCTGGCGCTGTTCATCAATGCGGCGATCCTGATCGTCGCCGGAGCGGTATTCCATACTTCCGGACATACCGACATCGCGGATATCGGCGATGCGTACCATCTGCTCACGCCTCTCATGGGCGGGGCGATCGCCAGCATCCTGTTCGGCGTCGCGCTGCTGGCGGCCGGGCAGAACTCGACCTTGACGGGAACGCTGGCCGGACAGATCGTCATGGAAGGCTTTCTGAACATCCGCATGAAGGCTTGGCTGCGGAGGCTGATCACCCGTCTGATCGCAGTCGTGCCGGCCGTCATCGTGACCGCCATGTACGGGGAGAAAGGGACGACCGACCTGCTCATTTTCAGCCAGGTGGTGCTCAGCTTCCAATTGAGCTTTGCCGTATTCCCGCTCGTTCTGTTCACGGGCGACCGCAAGAAAATGGGCGAGTTCGCCAACAAGCCGGCGACCAAAGCTCTGGCGTGGACTTGCGCCTGCCTGATCGCCGTGCTCAATCTGTATCTGCTCGGAGCTACGATCTACAGCTGGATTTGA